In one window of Porites lutea chromosome 8, jaPorLute2.1, whole genome shotgun sequence DNA:
- the LOC140946391 gene encoding uncharacterized protein isoform X5 gives MSAKQTSPSSGKNKILYQVGARLEAMDFTLNWYSAKICRVDEKEKKVLIHFEGWNHRYDEWIAFGSERLRPHSRQHTQQDPKDEKQEACDYQDWKVNDRVLAKWQDCKFYPAKIVKNLSDGAYEVLFYDGIKKVVHRVNIKPDSRKQVMVPVTKLEHEKEVQERKERRQQMASARAERARKRSAETSPTPPVVAVKKRDGRSRKGKTQDRDEFGLVSESSMSSPSGEVPEVDEVSLESDKMSEKNQEGGEVEEMTAEKAVKNEPEEVDENKTDRQSVKKDTKNTAEVPFTHIKEPITSATTKHEDKEHDESAESVISYEKVETEDGGIKIEDPPASNVLQLSGETRNEDTEADMPPKEGSADNSSWNEETKDTCELSIQSENKDNAINASMLNITKKLADPMEGTSESMEDENVVFDKGDELKEVKLEPYASVPSMEESESSNDTTAGEPNTSTELNEEESDSLKIVVTLPNTETDHSVDSKPAQSTLHKMKISKGPKIKRTLSRAERLSRSRKNKTGLTLKMGFKASHLKASKQAETKQIPKQTDTPRVSSPPKGTSSLKPNIKSEKTVQRRRSFKGGRSSSISPRGYGYSMAFMDMDKSAPPVVKAEEEAEVSIPEPGLTALNISTQNSPSTIASPISPTNSTGIPPENQPFPKKQTYQAKKFRLDQITGKLSAQRQSEAKAAAHSPSAFQVTKPHSSPPPPHAVPTPSPPANPPPPYPREAYPPPGPPPLIYSPMPGSCCPTPHHQRMYGPHPAHGMHLPPGHMHPHPDYPPPTSGYMLYGMHYPPPPPGHCIGQCSCSAGPRQPVYRTPGAPPPPPPGHDSALAQLMQCEQRILHGAPHYRGAAPPGPWITHRHGPPPAQSFIPVSRHRDDLWHAHDERTPQVPPVSQAPPPPPPLPPPACISPTSDSGKQASRRSRKSERPLPTKALPTLPVTESSLGTSVPKKDSDNSIPADKVVDPKSKGEKSEVPGTQPEIFHSTATVVSKSNIKSMPKSAVASSQLPASPAKKDGNTALSGSIVGCGTTPHEPLSGAASVTPGQETGISLSGFQPGTKNRKSKDVAPKELVIEIDHNKYKCKVPGCDKSFRKESGLEYHVKYYHEQQPGMKRKKSASVRSDSTPETSPEFGSRRVTKRRIHRSSAPGQLSGSTQLTSPSSNTPVTGSNSESIELEHQAEIFRSVSMDSEPSVNQDTDLEIEGVGVELDNIDPGMVESMEVEEEEDVNGDVIRCLCNETEEGGFMIQCEQCLTWQHSECVGLSELTVPPNYLCYVCTNPRGLRRSAKYKNDFDWFRRGTLACMPFVSIEEPEYNAELNLATHGLMGDLHDVNNCLRSLKLKFELLRNPSHPDLKCWKESRRTYSLTSTSTTVESLVQPAVEENKTVGDTLPTKKGECVKVMKSEGHAVVNGHAELGNAAQNGLLRVKQERPSTPRPSLDGPGDSNNNIQGRKAPVSTNTLSTVADTSSRTHSSLLKSTDSGVELREGSTVKKEEEPLSPIPALVPVGGPTPCVKSQPEQVKPETILNLTPDNSQSSVKSEGQREGAEKSAELKSSVASTGTESMESNPQPGSETQIKQENELRISSQSKIPAESNITEDTQGESVQSLSDDDGIGAMDNLLGDINQIHDDLEERMDQIEQQLAVLEEAYGGTPSQLTKKTDLRKLVKDLGRVRRILQQVS, from the exons atgtctgcCAAACAAACCTCCCCATCTTcggggaaaaataaaattctttatCAGGTCGGAGCTCGGCTCGAGGCAATGGACTTCACGCTAAATTG GTATTCTGCAAAAATTTGCCGAGTGgatgaaaaagagaagaaggtGCTGATTCACTTCGAAGGATGGAATCATCGATATGATGAGTGGATCGCATTTGGCAGTGAACGACTGAGGCCACACTCTCGACAACACACACAGCAGGATCCTAAAGATGAGAAG CAGGAAGCTTGCGACTATCAG GATTGGAAGGTTAATGACCGTGTGTTAGCAAAGTGGCAGGACTGTAAATTCTACCCAgcaaaaatagttaaaaatcTTAGTGATG GTGCCTATGAAGTCCTTTTTTATGATGGAATCAAGAAGGTTGTTCATAGAGTGAATATTAAACCCGATAGCAGA AAGCAAGTAATGGTGCCTGTAACCAAACTAGAGCATGAAAAGGAGgttcaggaaagaaaagaaagacgaCAGCAAATGGCTTCAGCTAGAGCTGAAAGAGCACGCAAGAGGAGTGCTGAGACAAGTCCCACCCCACCTGTGGTAGCTGTGAAAAAAAGAGATGGAAGAAGTAGAAAAGGAAAGACACAAGA CAGAGATGAATTTGGACTGGTCAGTGAGTCCAGTATGTCAAGCCCATCTGGCGAAGTGCCTGAAGTTGATGAAGTGTCTCTGGAATCAGACAAAAT GAGTGAGAAAAACCAGGAGGGTGGAGAAGTGGAAGAAATGACTGCTGAAAAAGCTGTGAAGAATGAGCCTGAGGAGGTTGACGAAAATAAAACTGACAGGCAATCAGTAAAGAAGGATACAAAGAATACAGCAGAAGTTCCCTTTACTCACATAAAAGAACCTATTACATCTGCCACAACCAAACATGAGGATAAAGAGCATGATGAATCAGCAGAGTCTGTTATTAGTTATGAAAAGGTAGAGACTGAAGATGGGGGAATAAAAATAGAGGATCCTCCTGCATCAAATGTTTTACAGTTATCTGGTGAAACTCGGAATGAAGACACTGAAGCAGATATGCCTCCGAAAGAAGGATCTGCTGACAATTCATCTTGGAATGAAGAAACCAAGGACACTTGCGAACTAAGTATACAAAGTGAAAACAAAGATAATGCTATTAATGCAAGCATGTTgaatattacaaaaaaattggctgATCCCATGGAAGGTACATCTGAAAGTATGGAAGATGAAAATGTGGTATTTGATAAAGGTGATGAACTTAAAGAGGTAAAACTGGAGCCTTATGCTAGTGTTCCATCAATGGAGGAAAGTGAATCTAGTAATGATACCACTGCTGGTGAACCTAATACTTCAACGGAGCTTAATGAGGAGGAAAGTGATTCTTTAAAAATAGTTGTCACTCTTCCAAACACAGAGACAGATCATTCTGTGGACTCCAAACCTGCTCAATCCACTTTgcataaaatgaaaatttccaaGGGACCTAAGATTAAAAGGACTTTGTCCAGAGCAGAACGATTGTCAAGGTCTCGCAAAAATAAGACTGGGCTAACTCTGAAAATGGGCTTCAAAGCTAGTCATTTAAAAGCCAGTAAGCAAGCAGAAACTAAGCAGATACCAAAACAGACTGACACCCCTCGGGTTAGTTCACCACCCAAAGGGACTTCCTCCTTAAAACCAAACATCAAGAGCGAGAAGACTGTGCAAAGACGGAGGAGCTTTAAGGGAGGAAGATCATCGTCAATCAGTCCACGAGGGTATGGTTATTCTATGGCTTTTATGGACATGGACAAATCTGCTCCTCCAGTGGTCAAAGCAGAGGAGGAAGCTGAAGTATCTATACCAGAGCCAGGGTTAACTGCCTTAAACATTTCTACCCAAAACTCTCCCAGTACCATAGCCAGTCCTATCAGCCCTACAAACTCCACAGGAATACCACCTGAAAATCAACCTTTTCCCAAGAAACAGACCTATCAGGCAAAGAAGTTTAGGTTGGATCAAATAACAGGGAAGTTGTCTGCTCAACGTCAAAGTGAAGCAAAAGCTGCAGCACACTCACCATCTGCGTTTCAAGTAACAAAGCCTCATTCATCACCGCCTCCTCCACATGCAGTGCCAACTCCATCACCACCAGCTAACCCACCCCCACCCTACCCTAGAGAGGCATATCCACCACCTGGACCCCCACCATTGATTTATTCTCCCATGCCGGGGTCATGTTGTCCAACCCCGCATCATCAGCGCATGTATGGACCACATCCAGCGCATGGAATGCACCTTCCACCAGGGCACATGCATCCACACCCAGACTACCCACCCCCAACATCGGGGTACATGCTGTATGGTATGCATTATCCCCCTCCTCCACCTGGACACTGCATCGGACAGT GCTCATGCTCTGCTGGTCCAAGGCAGCCTGTATATCGCACCCCTGGGGcacctcctccacctcctcctgGTCATGACAGTGCTCTGGCTCAGCTGATGCAGTGTGAACAGAGGATCCTCCATGGTGCACCTCATTACAGAGGAGCAGCTCCTCCAGGACCATGGATTACACACAGACATGGCCCCCCACCTGCGCAGTCCTTTATACCAGTAAGCCGACATCGTGATGACCTTTGGCATGCACATGATG AGAGGACTCCACAAGTCCCTCCTGTATCTCaagctcctcctcctcctcctcctcttcctccacCAGCTTGCATCAGCCCAACATCAGACAGTGGAAAACAGGCCAGCAGACGCTCAAGAAAGAGTGAGAGGCCTCTTCCAACTAAAGCATTGCCTACCCTTCCAGTAACAGAGAGTTCATTGGGAACCTCAGTTCCAAAGAAAGACTCAGATAATTCTATCCCCGCAGATAAAGTAGTTGATCCAAAAAGCAAAGGTGAAAAGTCGGAAGTTCCAGGAACGCAGCCTGAGATTTTCCACTCCACTGCTACCGTTGTGTCTAAAAGTAATATTAAAAGTATGCCAAAGTCTGCAGTGGCATCCAGCCAGCTCCCAGCAAGCCCTGCTAAGAAAGACGGAAACACTGCATTGTCAGGCAGCATTGTTGGTTGTGGGACAACCCCCCATGAGCCATTAAGTGGGGCGGCGTCTGTAACACCTGGTCAAGAGACTGGGATAAGCTTATCAGGCTTCCAACCTGGTACCAAG AACCGCAAAAGCAAAGACGTAG CTCCCAAAGAACTAGTGATTGAGATTGATCATAATAAATACAAGTGTAAAGTACCAGGATGTGACAAATCATTCCGCAAGGAGAGTGGACTGGAATACCATGTCAAATATTACCATGAACAGCAGCCTGGGATGAAGAGGAAGAAATCTG CCTCTGTTAGGTCTGATTCTACTCCTGAAACATCTCCAGAGTTTGGCAGCCGTCGCGTGACAAAGCGCCGCATTCATAGGTCATCTGCTCCGGGACAGCTTTCAGGGAGCACTCAGCTAACAAGTCCGTCCAGTAACACCCCAGTGACAGGCTCAAATAGTGAATCAATAGAGCTGGAACATCAAGCAGAGATATTCAGATCTGTTAGCATGGACTCTGAGCCCTCAGTAAATCAGGACACAGACCTTGAGATTGAGGGAGTGGGGGTGGAGTTAGATAATATTGACCCAGGTATGGTGGAGAGCATGGAAGTCGAGGAAGAAGAGGATGTCAATGGAGATGTTATACGGTGTTTGTGTAATGAGACTGAAGAAGGAGGATTTATGATTCAG TGTGAACAGTGTCTTACATGGCAGCACAGTGAATGTGTTGGACTCAGTGAACTTACCGTTCCACCAAACTACCTTTGTTATGTTTGCACCAATCCAAGAG GTTTACGAAGAAGTGCTAAATACAAG AATGATTTTGACTGGTTTAGACGTGGAACGCTGGCTTGCATGCCTTTTGTATCTATTGAAGAACCTGAGTACAACGCAGAGCTGAATCTAGCCACACATGGATTGATGGGTGATCTTCATGATGTCAACAACTGCCTCAGAAGCCTAAAGCTTAAATTTGAACTGCTCAG AAACCCATCCCACCCAGATTTGAAATGCTGGAAGGAGTCGCGGAGAACCTATAGTTTAACGAGCACGAGTACGACAGTTGAATCTTTAGTCCAGCCTGCTGTagaggaaaataaaacagttgGGGATACTTTGCCCACAAAGAAAGGGGAATGTGTCAAAGTAATGAAGAGTGAAGGACACGCTGTCGTAAATGGACATGCAGAACTAGGTAATGCTGCTCAGAATGGGCTTTTAAGAGTAAAGCAAGAAAGACCCTCAACACCTCGTCCTTCTCTAGACGGCCCTGGAGACTCTAATAACAATATACAGGGCAGGAAGGCTCCTGTATCGACAAATACCTTATCGACAGTAGCTGATACTTCGAGTAGGACTCATAGCTCACTACTTAAAAGCACAGATTCAGGAGTTGAGCTGCGTGAAGGGAGTACGGTTAAAAAAGAGGAGGAACCATTATCTCCCATTCCTGCATTAGTCCCTGTTGGTGGACCAACACCCTGTGTAAAAAGCCAGCCTGAGCAGGTGAAACCTGAAACAATATTAAACTTGACGCCAGACAATTCACAGTCTTCAGTTAAATCTGAGGGGCAGAGAGAAGGGGCTGAAAAGTCCGCGGAACTTAAATCCTCAGTCGCATCCACTGGGACAGAGTCTATGGAATCTAATCCACAACCAGGATCCGAGACTCAGATTAAGCAAGAGAATGAGCTGAGGATTTCATCACAAAGTAAAATACCTGCAGAAAGTAACATTACAGAAGATACCCAAGGGGAATCTGTGCAAAGTTTGTCAGATGATGATGGCATTGGAGCCATGGATAACTTGCTGGGTGATATTAATCAAATACATGATGATCTTGAAGAGCGTATGGATCAGATTGAACAGCAGTTAGCAG TTCTTGAAGAGGCGTACGGAGGCACTCCATCCCAGCTTACGAAGAAAACTGACCTTAGAAAGCTCGTTAAGGATTTGGGTCGAGTGAGGAGGATACTTCAGCAAGTGAGCTGA
- the LOC140946391 gene encoding uncharacterized protein isoform X7: MVPVTKLEHEKEVQERKERRQQMASARAERARKRSAETSPTPPVVAVKKRDGRSRKGKTQDRDEFGLVSESSMSSPSGEVPEVDEVSLESDKMSEKNQEGGEVEEMTAEKAVKNEPEEVDENKTDRQSVKKDTKNTAEVPFTHIKEPITSATTKHEDKEHDESAESVISYEKVETEDGGIKIEDPPASNVLQLSGETRNEDTEADMPPKEGSADNSSWNEETKDTCELSIQSENKDNAINASMLNITKKLADPMEGTSESMEDENVVFDKGDELKEVKLEPYASVPSMEESESSNDTTAGEPNTSTELNEEESDSLKIVVTLPNTETDHSVDSKPAQSTLHKMKISKGPKIKRTLSRAERLSRSRKNKTGLTLKMGFKASHLKASKQAETKQIPKQTDTPRVSSPPKGTSSLKPNIKSEKTVQRRRSFKGGRSSSISPRGYGYSMAFMDMDKSAPPVVKAEEEAEVSIPEPGLTALNISTQNSPSTIASPISPTNSTGIPPENQPFPKKQTYQAKKFRLDQITGKLSAQRQSEAKAAAHSPSAFQVTKPHSSPPPPHAVPTPSPPANPPPPYPREAYPPPGPPPLIYSPMPGSCCPTPHHQRMYGPHPAHGMHLPPGHMHPHPDYPPPTSGYMLYGMHYPPPPPGHCIGQCSCSAGPRQPVYRTPGAPPPPPPGHDSALAQLMQCEQRILHGAPHYRGAAPPGPWITHRHGPPPAQSFIPVSRHRDDLWHAHDERTPQVPPVSQAPPPPPPLPPPACISPTSDSGKQASRRSRKSERPLPTKALPTLPVTESSLGTSVPKKDSDNSIPADKVVDPKSKGEKSEVPGTQPEIFHSTATVVSKSNIKSMPKSAVASSQLPASPAKKDGNTALSGSIVGCGTTPHEPLSGAASVTPGQETGISLSGFQPGTKVGTLSVRGSTVNSCYSSLKPQKQRPPKELVIEIDHNKYKCKVPGCDKSFRKESGLEYHVKYYHEQQPGMKRKKSASVRSDSTPETSPEFGSRRVTKRRIHRSSAPGQLSGSTQLTSPSSNTPVTGSNSESIELEHQAEIFRSVSMDSEPSVNQDTDLEIEGVGVELDNIDPGMVESMEVEEEEDVNGDVIRCLCNETEEGGFMIQCEQCLTWQHSECVGLSELTVPPNYLCYVCTNPRGLRRSAKYKNDFDWFRRGTLACMPFVSIEEPEYNAELNLATHGLMGDLHDVNNCLRSLKLKFELLRNPSHPDLKCWKESRRTYSLTSTSTTVESLVQPAVEENKTVGDTLPTKKGECVKVMKSEGHAVVNGHAELGNAAQNGLLRVKQERPSTPRPSLDGPGDSNNNIQGRKAPVSTNTLSTVADTSSRTHSSLLKSTDSGVELREGSTVKKEEEPLSPIPALVPVGGPTPCVKSQPEQVKPETILNLTPDNSQSSVKSEGQREGAEKSAELKSSVASTGTESMESNPQPGSETQIKQENELRISSQSKIPAESNITEDTQGESVQSLSDDDGIGAMDNLLGDINQIHDDLEERMDQIEQQLAVLEEAYGGTPSQLTKKTDLRKLVKDLGRVRRILQQVS; this comes from the exons ATGGTGCCTGTAACCAAACTAGAGCATGAAAAGGAGgttcaggaaagaaaagaaagacgaCAGCAAATGGCTTCAGCTAGAGCTGAAAGAGCACGCAAGAGGAGTGCTGAGACAAGTCCCACCCCACCTGTGGTAGCTGTGAAAAAAAGAGATGGAAGAAGTAGAAAAGGAAAGACACAAGA CAGAGATGAATTTGGACTGGTCAGTGAGTCCAGTATGTCAAGCCCATCTGGCGAAGTGCCTGAAGTTGATGAAGTGTCTCTGGAATCAGACAAAAT GAGTGAGAAAAACCAGGAGGGTGGAGAAGTGGAAGAAATGACTGCTGAAAAAGCTGTGAAGAATGAGCCTGAGGAGGTTGACGAAAATAAAACTGACAGGCAATCAGTAAAGAAGGATACAAAGAATACAGCAGAAGTTCCCTTTACTCACATAAAAGAACCTATTACATCTGCCACAACCAAACATGAGGATAAAGAGCATGATGAATCAGCAGAGTCTGTTATTAGTTATGAAAAGGTAGAGACTGAAGATGGGGGAATAAAAATAGAGGATCCTCCTGCATCAAATGTTTTACAGTTATCTGGTGAAACTCGGAATGAAGACACTGAAGCAGATATGCCTCCGAAAGAAGGATCTGCTGACAATTCATCTTGGAATGAAGAAACCAAGGACACTTGCGAACTAAGTATACAAAGTGAAAACAAAGATAATGCTATTAATGCAAGCATGTTgaatattacaaaaaaattggctgATCCCATGGAAGGTACATCTGAAAGTATGGAAGATGAAAATGTGGTATTTGATAAAGGTGATGAACTTAAAGAGGTAAAACTGGAGCCTTATGCTAGTGTTCCATCAATGGAGGAAAGTGAATCTAGTAATGATACCACTGCTGGTGAACCTAATACTTCAACGGAGCTTAATGAGGAGGAAAGTGATTCTTTAAAAATAGTTGTCACTCTTCCAAACACAGAGACAGATCATTCTGTGGACTCCAAACCTGCTCAATCCACTTTgcataaaatgaaaatttccaaGGGACCTAAGATTAAAAGGACTTTGTCCAGAGCAGAACGATTGTCAAGGTCTCGCAAAAATAAGACTGGGCTAACTCTGAAAATGGGCTTCAAAGCTAGTCATTTAAAAGCCAGTAAGCAAGCAGAAACTAAGCAGATACCAAAACAGACTGACACCCCTCGGGTTAGTTCACCACCCAAAGGGACTTCCTCCTTAAAACCAAACATCAAGAGCGAGAAGACTGTGCAAAGACGGAGGAGCTTTAAGGGAGGAAGATCATCGTCAATCAGTCCACGAGGGTATGGTTATTCTATGGCTTTTATGGACATGGACAAATCTGCTCCTCCAGTGGTCAAAGCAGAGGAGGAAGCTGAAGTATCTATACCAGAGCCAGGGTTAACTGCCTTAAACATTTCTACCCAAAACTCTCCCAGTACCATAGCCAGTCCTATCAGCCCTACAAACTCCACAGGAATACCACCTGAAAATCAACCTTTTCCCAAGAAACAGACCTATCAGGCAAAGAAGTTTAGGTTGGATCAAATAACAGGGAAGTTGTCTGCTCAACGTCAAAGTGAAGCAAAAGCTGCAGCACACTCACCATCTGCGTTTCAAGTAACAAAGCCTCATTCATCACCGCCTCCTCCACATGCAGTGCCAACTCCATCACCACCAGCTAACCCACCCCCACCCTACCCTAGAGAGGCATATCCACCACCTGGACCCCCACCATTGATTTATTCTCCCATGCCGGGGTCATGTTGTCCAACCCCGCATCATCAGCGCATGTATGGACCACATCCAGCGCATGGAATGCACCTTCCACCAGGGCACATGCATCCACACCCAGACTACCCACCCCCAACATCGGGGTACATGCTGTATGGTATGCATTATCCCCCTCCTCCACCTGGACACTGCATCGGACAGT GCTCATGCTCTGCTGGTCCAAGGCAGCCTGTATATCGCACCCCTGGGGcacctcctccacctcctcctgGTCATGACAGTGCTCTGGCTCAGCTGATGCAGTGTGAACAGAGGATCCTCCATGGTGCACCTCATTACAGAGGAGCAGCTCCTCCAGGACCATGGATTACACACAGACATGGCCCCCCACCTGCGCAGTCCTTTATACCAGTAAGCCGACATCGTGATGACCTTTGGCATGCACATGATG AGAGGACTCCACAAGTCCCTCCTGTATCTCaagctcctcctcctcctcctcctcttcctccacCAGCTTGCATCAGCCCAACATCAGACAGTGGAAAACAGGCCAGCAGACGCTCAAGAAAGAGTGAGAGGCCTCTTCCAACTAAAGCATTGCCTACCCTTCCAGTAACAGAGAGTTCATTGGGAACCTCAGTTCCAAAGAAAGACTCAGATAATTCTATCCCCGCAGATAAAGTAGTTGATCCAAAAAGCAAAGGTGAAAAGTCGGAAGTTCCAGGAACGCAGCCTGAGATTTTCCACTCCACTGCTACCGTTGTGTCTAAAAGTAATATTAAAAGTATGCCAAAGTCTGCAGTGGCATCCAGCCAGCTCCCAGCAAGCCCTGCTAAGAAAGACGGAAACACTGCATTGTCAGGCAGCATTGTTGGTTGTGGGACAACCCCCCATGAGCCATTAAGTGGGGCGGCGTCTGTAACACCTGGTCAAGAGACTGGGATAAGCTTATCAGGCTTCCAACCTGGTACCAAGGTGGGTACTTTGAGTGTGAGGGGTTCAACAGTCAACAGTTGTTACTCATCTCTGA AACCGCAAAAGCAAAGAC CTCCCAAAGAACTAGTGATTGAGATTGATCATAATAAATACAAGTGTAAAGTACCAGGATGTGACAAATCATTCCGCAAGGAGAGTGGACTGGAATACCATGTCAAATATTACCATGAACAGCAGCCTGGGATGAAGAGGAAGAAATCTG CCTCTGTTAGGTCTGATTCTACTCCTGAAACATCTCCAGAGTTTGGCAGCCGTCGCGTGACAAAGCGCCGCATTCATAGGTCATCTGCTCCGGGACAGCTTTCAGGGAGCACTCAGCTAACAAGTCCGTCCAGTAACACCCCAGTGACAGGCTCAAATAGTGAATCAATAGAGCTGGAACATCAAGCAGAGATATTCAGATCTGTTAGCATGGACTCTGAGCCCTCAGTAAATCAGGACACAGACCTTGAGATTGAGGGAGTGGGGGTGGAGTTAGATAATATTGACCCAGGTATGGTGGAGAGCATGGAAGTCGAGGAAGAAGAGGATGTCAATGGAGATGTTATACGGTGTTTGTGTAATGAGACTGAAGAAGGAGGATTTATGATTCAG TGTGAACAGTGTCTTACATGGCAGCACAGTGAATGTGTTGGACTCAGTGAACTTACCGTTCCACCAAACTACCTTTGTTATGTTTGCACCAATCCAAGAG GTTTACGAAGAAGTGCTAAATACAAG AATGATTTTGACTGGTTTAGACGTGGAACGCTGGCTTGCATGCCTTTTGTATCTATTGAAGAACCTGAGTACAACGCAGAGCTGAATCTAGCCACACATGGATTGATGGGTGATCTTCATGATGTCAACAACTGCCTCAGAAGCCTAAAGCTTAAATTTGAACTGCTCAG AAACCCATCCCACCCAGATTTGAAATGCTGGAAGGAGTCGCGGAGAACCTATAGTTTAACGAGCACGAGTACGACAGTTGAATCTTTAGTCCAGCCTGCTGTagaggaaaataaaacagttgGGGATACTTTGCCCACAAAGAAAGGGGAATGTGTCAAAGTAATGAAGAGTGAAGGACACGCTGTCGTAAATGGACATGCAGAACTAGGTAATGCTGCTCAGAATGGGCTTTTAAGAGTAAAGCAAGAAAGACCCTCAACACCTCGTCCTTCTCTAGACGGCCCTGGAGACTCTAATAACAATATACAGGGCAGGAAGGCTCCTGTATCGACAAATACCTTATCGACAGTAGCTGATACTTCGAGTAGGACTCATAGCTCACTACTTAAAAGCACAGATTCAGGAGTTGAGCTGCGTGAAGGGAGTACGGTTAAAAAAGAGGAGGAACCATTATCTCCCATTCCTGCATTAGTCCCTGTTGGTGGACCAACACCCTGTGTAAAAAGCCAGCCTGAGCAGGTGAAACCTGAAACAATATTAAACTTGACGCCAGACAATTCACAGTCTTCAGTTAAATCTGAGGGGCAGAGAGAAGGGGCTGAAAAGTCCGCGGAACTTAAATCCTCAGTCGCATCCACTGGGACAGAGTCTATGGAATCTAATCCACAACCAGGATCCGAGACTCAGATTAAGCAAGAGAATGAGCTGAGGATTTCATCACAAAGTAAAATACCTGCAGAAAGTAACATTACAGAAGATACCCAAGGGGAATCTGTGCAAAGTTTGTCAGATGATGATGGCATTGGAGCCATGGATAACTTGCTGGGTGATATTAATCAAATACATGATGATCTTGAAGAGCGTATGGATCAGATTGAACAGCAGTTAGCAG TTCTTGAAGAGGCGTACGGAGGCACTCCATCCCAGCTTACGAAGAAAACTGACCTTAGAAAGCTCGTTAAGGATTTGGGTCGAGTGAGGAGGATACTTCAGCAAGTGAGCTGA